TCCTTTGACTGCCCCACCTGCCAGTCGCTGTTCTATCCCCTGCCGGAGGGTCGAACCTGTTCGGAAGCGGGCATTGAGGAGCACTGGTGCACCTGCGAACCCTTCAAGCGTATCTCGGGACAGGATTGGACGACTCCTATTGCCCGCAGTGTGATCGATCGAATGAACGAGTATTTCGTTCAAAAGAACTTAACCAGTCTTTGCAGCAATCTGACGCTAAATTATGTCCATAATACTGAGATAAAAACGGGTCTGAACATCGATTGGCACCAACCCCTGATGGAATCGGAAACAGCGGTTTATCGTGTTAAGTTTAAAGTGAATCAGAATAGTGCTGACTTCCAGGCCACAGTGGTATACCATAATTCCACCCAAAAGGCCGAAGTAAATGTTGAGAAAATCAGCAGAACGAATTCCTACAAGGAAGACTCCACATGCATCGATGATAAGCTCGCAAAACTATATTGTATTTGCTTCAGTGACCTCCACTGATTCAGTCTCTCATGTTCAAAATAAAGTTTAAGTTTAAAGCTCCTTACATTAGTTTTCCCCTGCATTAGTTTCTTTGCTGAAAGGCGAAGATTATTTGGTCAACCTGAAGAAAATGAAACGCAACAATAGAATCCAAGCTCAGATGGGTCGGTCTGGATGATAAGTTCCTGGAATATTTGCGCTCCATTGTAATACTGCTCAGTCTGCACCTTTCGACTTAGGAGGACCTGCAACGAACTCAATCCTCTTCTGAACGATGCTCAGTTGTACTTGTTGGTAAAATGACTACCACattaaaaaattgaaaaaatatcaatCATAATTAATTTCTTGAGCAACTTTCAACTCTTGTGATTTTATTGAAATCGTACATTCTAACGGCTACCCCTAACGCACTCTTATTCTAAATCGGTACTCGTCTAGTGAAATAAAGTATTGAATTGAATTCTTCTAACTCTTAATCTAGCCGGACTAACTTACGCATTGGTCCCCCGAACTACATTCGATAATTCAACAAACCAGCATTAACAGTACGCTTAGTATAGAAAACTATAGTTGATTAGAAAACTATAAAACTTGGATATCCGCCTGCACTACGGATTCCTTTAAGCCTACATCTACATATACGAGTCGACCGGATATCGCTCGGCCTCCTCCAGCATGTGCCGGAAATCGACGGGCACAGGTTGGCCCACGGGTCCGGTGCCGGGTCTGCCGGGAACATGTCCGTTCATCATCTGGCCGTGGGGCTTCCCACTCCCCAAGGCGCTTCCGCGATTTTTCAGATGGCCGTTCATCATGCTCACGTGGTGACTAATCGTGGGCACGGCACCTGGCACATTGGTCTCCAGATCGTGTAGAATGGCATCCGTTTGCTCGTTCCGCATCATCTGATTACCCAAGTCGGCTGAGTCGTCTATATCATCGGTTTTGTTCAACAAACGCTGGATGTGATTCCGGATGAGACGCTCGAACTCGCGCTGCACAGATGGACTATCCGTGTCTCCATCGACCTgtcaatatatttatgtattgtataaaagttattttttattttcggagTGTTCTTCGGTTACTTACAATCTGCAAACGATTACTGGTATCCAGAATCTTGAGCATGGGCAGAGTTTGCTCACGAAAGAGTTCCAGGCGACGGCGAAAGGAGGAAACCGTATCATCTATACGTCCTCTGCCCAACTGAAGTTTTGAGCAATCCAGCAGGATAATAGGCGGTCGTTGTTTGTACTAAGCAATGCAAAAGGGAGTAAATTAAAGTTACTTTTAAAGTGGAGTTTAGCCATCCTATAGATTACCTTGTTCTCAAAGTACTTGACTTGCTGCAGGTTTCTGGGATAACCATCTACGATAATTCCAGTTCTATCTCGTAACTGGCGTAGATTGGTTTCCAGGAGCTGATTCAGCGACTTTTCTGGGGCCATATCCCCAGCGGCCAAGGCTTCCTTGACGGCGAAGCTTTCCGTATTGGCACGTGGTGCAGAGTCCGTGATATTGCGCAAAAGACGACCGACACTTAAAAAATGATATTAGTTTAAGCAAAATTATTTAGTGAGCACATCCAATGCAACATACCTGATGTGAGCCCAGCCAGGATTTAGTCCCACAGCCTTGAGGCAgagtgtggccttgttgctgCCCGGACCACCGATCACCCATATAATAGGTGGCAGATCCGATCCGGATTCGTTTGGTCCAGCAGCCTGGCGCAACTTTGGCTGCTGGGTGACCACAACACCGCTGTCATCGTCCGCACTGGTGGTGCCCGTTTTCAGGGCTGTCACGGCTCCATTTGGCCCACCATCCATCCGTTCGAGCGCCAAATCTCTGGCCAAAACTGTTCCCGCAGTTTCAGAGGCATTGGTCACGTTGTCTTCTGCAATTTGAGTCCCTTGTTGGGCTTGACTTGGTGCGGTGTCTACGCTAACTATACTGCCGGGTATATCATGTATCCCTCTGCCCATACCTGTAACTCCATTCATCACGGCCTCTTGGTTCTCGAGGGTGCTCAGTATATCGAGGACGGCGGTGCGAAAGTCTTTGTATACCTCTGTGGGCGCACGTTCGCCATTTACCTGTAAAAAAATGGAAGCAATTAAGATATATTATTGATATGATCATTATGGCAATGTACAATAAATATACTTACGGCCAACAACATGTCGCTCTGATCAAAATAATCGGCGACTGGCATCacatttttaaagaaattttcTAATTCCATTTTGGCTAAGGAGAGTACTACATGACCTAATTTGGCCCCATAATCGATTTGCTTCTGTAGAACCGATTGGCGCCAGGATATTAGAATCACGCCATTCACGACTTGAATCTGAAAGGAAGTAGAGAAAAAAATCAATCAAAGaagattaatttttatttatggctCCAAATTGTTATGTCCTACTTATGCAATGATAGGTCTATATACCATAGTTAACGCCATGTGCTTGAAACTCCCCAAGTGCCGTTTGCACCCAGTCCGTCCAATTAGCACTTGCATATATAATATAGGGAGTCACCGTAAATCCATGGGAATTATGGCCAAATAAACACACTGTCGGCGACCCATTTGCCAGTTAATTAGTTGAAATAGTTCAGCAGCAATT
This genomic stretch from Drosophila mauritiana strain mau12 chromosome 2L, ASM438214v1, whole genome shotgun sequence harbors:
- the LOC117150593 gene encoding adenylate kinase isoenzyme 5 isoform X1, with product MGICLDTDASAAQDIGEPGNDWNLTRNRNGQNAGDLEAAAAAGRLGSTNVGAIDMQNAGKIKFDPPKVPVIFVLGGPGSGKVTHCDTFMQERRGVTHINMMDLLQQYAMGNDMQDFSQLSSKTVTEVLMLEMKMAPAAKAYLISGYPRSMRDVVEYSEKIQVVNGVILISWRQSVLQKQIDYGAKLGHVVLSLAKMELENFFKNVMPVADYFDQSDMLLAVNGERAPTEVYKDFRTAVLDILSTLENQEAVMNGVTGMGRGIHDIPGSIVSVDTAPSQAQQGTQIAEDNVTNASETAGTVLARDLALERMDGGPNGAVTALKTGTTSADDDSGVVVTQQPKLRQAAGPNESGSDLPPIIWVIGGPGSNKATLCLKAVGLNPGWAHISVGRLLRNITDSAPRANTESFAVKEALAAGDMAPEKSLNQLLETNLRQLRDRTGIIVDGYPRNLQQVKYFENKYKQRPPIILLDCSKLQLGRGRIDDTVSSFRRRLELFREQTLPMLKILDTSNRLQIVDGDTDSPSVQREFERLIRNHIQRLLNKTDDIDDSADLGNQMMRNEQTDAILHDLETNVPGAVPTISHHVSMMNGHLKNRGSALGSGKPHGQMMNGHVPGRPGTGPVGQPVPVDFRHMLEEAERYPVDSYM
- the LOC117150593 gene encoding adenylate kinase isoenzyme 5 isoform X2 is translated as MGICLDTDASAAQDIGEPGNDWNLTRNRNGQNAGDLEAAAAAGRLGSTNVGAIDMQNAGKIKFDPPKVPVIFVLGGPGSGKVTHCDTFMQERRGVTHINMMDLLQQYAMGNDMQDFSQLSSKTVTEVLMLEMKMAPAAKAYLISGYPRSMRDVVEYSEKIQVVNGVILISWRQSVLQKQIDYGAKLGHVVLSLAKMELENFFKNVMPVADYFDQSDMLLAVNGERAPTEVYKDFRTAVLDILSTLENQEAVMNGVTEDNVTNASETAGTVLARDLALERMDGGPNGAVTALKTGTTSADDDSGVVVTQQPKLRQAAGPNESGSDLPPIIWVIGGPGSNKATLCLKAVGLNPGWAHISVGRLLRNITDSAPRANTESFAVKEALAAGDMAPEKSLNQLLETNLRQLRDRTGIIVDGYPRNLQQVKYFENKYKQRPPIILLDCSKLQLGRGRIDDTVSSFRRRLELFREQTLPMLKILDTSNRLQIVDGDTDSPSVQREFERLIRNHIQRLLNKTDDIDDSADLGNQMMRNEQTDAILHDLETNVPGAVPTISHHVSMMNGHLKNRGSALGSGKPHGQMMNGHVPGRPGTGPVGQPVPVDFRHMLEEAERYPVDSYM